The Methylobacterium sp. PvR107 genome contains a region encoding:
- a CDS encoding formate--tetrahydrofolate ligase, translating into MPSDIEIARAATLKPIAQVAERLGIPDDALHNYGKHIAKIDHGYIAGLESRKPGKLVLVTAISPTPAGEGKTTTTVGLGDALNRIGEKTMICLREPSLGPCFGMKGGAAGGGKAQVVPMEQINLHFTGDFHAITSAHSLAAALIDNHVYWANELNIDVRRIHWRRVVDMNDRALRQITQSLGGVANGFPREDGFDITVASEVMAVFCLARDLADLEERLGRIVIAETRDRKLVTLKDVKATGAMTVLLKDALQPNLVQTLEGNPALIHGGPFANIAHGCNSVIATRAGLRLADYTVTEAGFGADLGAEKFLDIKCRQAGLTPSAVVVVATIRALKMHGGVDKKSLGGENIDALEKGFANLARHVTNLRGFGLPVVVGVNHFHADTDAEHAKLKELCRERLDVEAITCRHWAEGGAGAEELARAVVKLSQAEPAPIRHAYETESRLTDKIRAIATKLYGAADIQIETKAQAKLATFEKDGYGHLPICMAKTQYSFSTDPTLMGAPEGHIVGVRDVRLSAGAGFVVAICGEIMTMPGLPRVPAADTIRLDANGQIDGLF; encoded by the coding sequence ATGCCGTCAGACATCGAGATCGCCCGCGCCGCGACCCTGAAGCCGATCGCGCAGGTCGCCGAGCGACTCGGCATCCCGGATGACGCGCTCCACAATTACGGCAAGCACATCGCCAAGATCGACCACGGCTACATCGCCGGGCTGGAGAGCCGGAAGCCCGGCAAGCTCGTGCTGGTCACCGCGATCTCCCCGACCCCGGCCGGCGAGGGCAAGACCACCACCACGGTGGGCCTGGGCGACGCCCTGAACCGCATCGGCGAGAAGACCATGATCTGCCTGCGCGAGCCCTCGCTCGGGCCGTGCTTCGGCATGAAGGGGGGTGCGGCCGGCGGCGGCAAGGCGCAGGTCGTGCCGATGGAGCAGATCAACCTGCACTTCACCGGCGACTTCCACGCCATCACGTCGGCCCACAGCCTCGCGGCCGCGCTGATCGACAACCACGTCTACTGGGCGAACGAGCTCAACATCGACGTCCGCCGCATCCACTGGCGCCGGGTCGTCGACATGAACGACCGGGCTTTGCGCCAGATCACCCAGTCGCTCGGCGGCGTCGCCAACGGCTTCCCCCGCGAGGACGGGTTCGACATCACGGTGGCCTCCGAGGTGATGGCGGTGTTCTGCCTCGCGCGTGACCTCGCCGACCTGGAGGAGCGCCTCGGCCGGATCGTCATCGCCGAGACCCGCGACCGCAAGCTCGTCACCCTCAAGGACGTGAAGGCGACCGGCGCCATGACGGTGCTGCTCAAGGACGCCCTGCAGCCGAACCTCGTGCAGACGCTCGAGGGCAACCCGGCGCTGATCCATGGCGGCCCCTTCGCCAACATCGCCCATGGCTGCAACTCGGTGATCGCCACAAGGGCCGGCCTGCGGCTCGCCGACTACACGGTGACGGAGGCCGGCTTCGGCGCCGATCTCGGCGCCGAGAAGTTCTTGGACATCAAGTGCCGGCAGGCGGGCCTGACCCCGTCGGCGGTCGTGGTCGTGGCGACGATCCGCGCCCTCAAGATGCACGGCGGCGTCGACAAGAAGAGCCTGGGCGGCGAGAACATCGACGCCCTGGAGAAGGGGTTCGCCAACCTCGCCCGGCACGTCACCAACCTGCGCGGCTTCGGCCTGCCGGTGGTGGTCGGCGTCAACCACTTCCACGCCGACACCGACGCCGAGCACGCCAAGCTGAAAGAGCTGTGCCGCGAGCGCCTCGACGTCGAGGCGATCACCTGCCGCCACTGGGCCGAGGGCGGCGCCGGGGCCGAGGAGCTCGCCCGCGCGGTGGTGAAGCTCAGCCAGGCCGAGCCGGCGCCGATCCGCCACGCCTACGAGACCGAGAGCCGGCTCACCGACAAGATCCGGGCGATCGCCACCAAGCTCTACGGCGCCGCCGACATCCAGATCGAGACGAAGGCCCAGGCCAAGCTCGCCACCTTCGAGAAGGACGGCTACGGCCACCTGCCGATCTGCATGGCCAAGACGCAGTACTCGTTCTCCACCGACCCGACCCTGATGGGCGCCCCCGAGGGCCACATCGTCGGCGTGCGCGACGTCCGGCTCTCGGCCGGCGCGGGCTTCGTGGTGGCGATCTGCGGGGAGATCATGACCATGCCGGGCCTGCCCCGGGTGCCGGCCGCCGACACGATCCGCCTTGACGCCAACGGGCAGATCGACGGGCTGTTCTGA
- a CDS encoding DUF305 domain-containing protein: MMRARAVPSRYGDPDVDFRRQTIPHHQGAIAMAQVGLGHATDPWTRQLAEMEAWLTRRGAAVPAGGAPQHVQTAGSFRSQAAEAGTRAAMRGQSWAPGAGIR, encoded by the coding sequence ATGATGCGCGCCAGGGCGGTTCCTTCCCGATACGGGGATCCGGACGTCGATTTCCGGCGTCAGACGATCCCCCATCACCAGGGCGCGATCGCGATGGCGCAGGTCGGCCTCGGGCATGCGACGGATCCCTGGACCCGTCAGCTCGCCGAGATGGAGGCCTGGCTCACCCGGCGGGGCGCCGCCGTGCCGGCCGGCGGGGCGCCGCAGCACGTCCAGACGGCCGGATCCTTCCGGAGCCAGGCGGCCGAGGCCGGGACCCGCGCGGCGATGCGCGGCCAGTCCTGGGCACCGGGCGCGGGCATCCGCTAG
- a CDS encoding 8-oxoguanine deaminase — protein MAEAAEPGPRRLWIRDPLAILAEGAAGGVVVAGTRIVEHVPAGAKPAAPVDETFDASRHVVIPGLINTHHHAFQTLTRAHPLAINKPLFPWLKALYTVWGRITPEAFRLATQVAFTELLLSGCTTAGDHHYLFPKGLEDSIDVQVAEARALGIRAAITRGSMSLSDREGGLPPEALTQDDDTILSDCERVLNLFHDPAPGAMVQVALAPCSPFAVTKRLMCESAALAARHGSRLHTHLGETLDEDAYCQSMFGCRPVEYLEEVGWLSDRVWLAHGIHFTDAEVARLGQAGVGVCHCPTSNMTLASGRCRTCELEAAGAPVGLGVDGSASNDSSNLMEGVRHALMINRLTYGAEAVSHRDALRWATEGSAACLGRSDIGRIAPGREADLALFTLDELRFSGAHDPLAALVLCGATRADRVMVAGRWRVIDGQPLGVDTGRLREAHSRLAVDLFGTV, from the coding sequence ATGGCCGAGGCAGCTGAACCGGGCCCCCGCCGCCTGTGGATCCGCGATCCGCTCGCCATCCTGGCCGAGGGGGCCGCCGGCGGGGTGGTGGTCGCGGGAACCCGGATCGTCGAGCACGTGCCGGCGGGCGCGAAGCCCGCGGCTCCCGTCGACGAGACCTTCGACGCGTCGCGCCACGTGGTCATCCCCGGGCTGATCAACACCCACCATCACGCCTTCCAGACCCTCACCCGCGCCCATCCGCTCGCGATCAACAAGCCGCTCTTCCCCTGGCTGAAGGCGCTCTACACGGTCTGGGGGCGGATCACCCCGGAGGCGTTCCGGCTCGCCACGCAGGTGGCCTTCACCGAGCTGCTCCTCTCGGGCTGCACCACGGCGGGCGACCACCACTACCTGTTCCCGAAGGGTCTGGAGGATTCGATCGACGTCCAGGTCGCGGAGGCCCGGGCCCTCGGGATCCGCGCCGCCATCACCCGCGGCTCCATGAGCCTCTCCGACCGGGAGGGCGGCCTGCCTCCCGAGGCGCTGACGCAGGACGACGACACGATTCTTTCGGATTGCGAGCGGGTGCTGAACCTGTTCCACGATCCCGCCCCCGGCGCGATGGTGCAGGTCGCGCTCGCGCCGTGCTCGCCCTTCGCGGTGACCAAGCGCCTGATGTGCGAGAGCGCCGCGCTGGCCGCCCGGCACGGGAGCCGGCTCCACACCCATCTCGGCGAGACGCTGGACGAGGATGCCTACTGCCAGTCGATGTTCGGCTGCCGGCCGGTGGAGTACCTGGAGGAGGTCGGCTGGCTGAGCGACCGGGTCTGGCTCGCCCACGGCATCCATTTCACCGATGCCGAGGTCGCGCGCCTGGGCCAGGCCGGCGTCGGCGTGTGCCACTGCCCGACCTCGAACATGACCCTGGCGTCCGGCCGCTGCCGCACCTGCGAGCTGGAGGCGGCGGGCGCGCCCGTGGGCCTCGGGGTCGACGGCTCGGCCTCGAACGACAGCTCGAACCTGATGGAGGGCGTGCGCCACGCCCTGATGATCAACCGGCTGACCTACGGGGCCGAGGCCGTGAGCCATCGGGATGCCCTCCGCTGGGCGACCGAGGGCTCGGCAGCGTGCCTCGGCCGCTCCGATATCGGCCGGATCGCGCCGGGCCGGGAGGCCGACCTCGCGCTGTTCACCCTGGACGAACTGCGCTTCTCCGGCGCCCACGACCCGCTGGCGGCACTGGTCCTGTGCGGCGCCACCCGGGCCGACCGGGTGATGGTGGCGGGGCGCTGGCGGGTGATCGACGGGCAGCCGCTCGGGGTCGATACGGGGCGCCTGCGCGAGGCCCATTCGCGGCTGGCGGTGGACTTGTTCGGGACGGTGTGA
- a CDS encoding MarR family transcriptional regulator — protein sequence MTRTAPREGSFAAKPVPGATPATLGSDDLIELLFFAYRDFVGDPDRILADYGFGRAHHRVLHFVDRYPGLTIAELLDILRITKQSLNRVLKDLIGQGYIAQKPGSSDRRQRLLYCTEAGAGLAADLTRVQARRLARALAAPDARGSPEDFLMAMIEPEDRPAVQRLMARRGRAADTRAADPRAADFRGGGA from the coding sequence GTGACACGGACAGCCCCGCGCGAAGGGTCCTTCGCGGCCAAGCCCGTCCCGGGCGCCACGCCGGCCACCCTCGGCAGCGACGACCTGATCGAGCTCCTGTTCTTCGCCTACCGGGATTTCGTGGGCGATCCCGACCGGATCCTGGCGGATTACGGCTTCGGCCGGGCGCACCACCGGGTGCTGCACTTCGTCGACCGCTATCCGGGCCTGACCATCGCCGAGCTCCTCGACATCCTGCGCATCACCAAGCAGAGCCTGAACCGGGTGCTCAAGGACCTGATCGGCCAGGGCTACATCGCGCAGAAGCCGGGTTCGAGCGACCGGCGCCAGCGCCTCCTGTACTGCACGGAGGCCGGCGCCGGGCTCGCGGCCGACCTCACGCGGGTCCAGGCGCGCCGCCTCGCCCGGGCCCTCGCCGCACCGGACGCGCGCGGCTCCCCGGAGGACTTCCTGATGGCGATGATCGAACCGGAGGACCGCCCGGCGGTCCAGCGCCTGATGGCGCGGCGCGGCCGTGCGGCCGATACCCGTGCAGCCGACCCGCGCGCGGCCGATTTCCGCGGGGGCGGCGCGTGA
- a CDS encoding response regulator → MTAARAELPDEAPHVLVVDDDRRLRDLLARYLTDQGFRVTTAASAAEARARAQSVVFDAMVLDVMMPGENGFDYARSVRETSRVPILMLTARSNPNDRVMGLEIGADDYLPKPFEPRELTLRLNNIIQRGLRPRAATAEAVTFGPFAFRIDRGELRRDDELIRITDREREILTILAMAGGGNVEREQLAGSGGAAMERTVDVQINRLRRKTEVDPANPLFLQTVRGVGYRLAVD, encoded by the coding sequence GTGACGGCCGCCCGGGCCGAGCTGCCCGACGAGGCGCCGCATGTCCTCGTGGTCGACGACGACCGCCGCCTGCGCGACCTGCTCGCCCGCTACCTCACCGACCAGGGGTTTCGGGTCACCACGGCGGCGAGCGCCGCCGAGGCCCGGGCCCGGGCCCAGAGCGTCGTGTTCGACGCGATGGTGCTCGACGTGATGATGCCCGGCGAGAACGGCTTCGACTACGCCCGCAGCGTCCGCGAGACCTCCCGGGTGCCGATCCTGATGCTCACCGCCCGCTCCAACCCGAACGACCGGGTGATGGGCCTGGAGATCGGCGCGGACGATTACCTGCCCAAACCCTTCGAGCCCCGGGAGCTGACGCTCCGGCTCAACAACATCATCCAGCGCGGCCTGCGCCCGCGCGCGGCGACCGCCGAGGCCGTGACCTTCGGGCCGTTCGCGTTCCGGATCGACCGGGGCGAGCTGCGCCGGGACGACGAGCTGATCCGGATCACCGACCGCGAGCGCGAGATCCTGACGATCCTGGCCATGGCCGGGGGCGGCAATGTCGAGCGCGAGCAGCTCGCCGGCTCCGGCGGGGCGGCCATGGAGCGCACGGTCGACGTCCAGATCAACCGCCTGCGCCGCAAGACCGAGGTCGATCCCGCCAACCCGCTGTTCCTGCAGACCGTCCGGGGCGTCGGCTACCGGCTGGCGGTGGATTGA